A single Populus nigra chromosome 13, ddPopNigr1.1, whole genome shotgun sequence DNA region contains:
- the LOC133671614 gene encoding F-box/LRR-repeat protein 12, protein MEEPLSYTLTSIMLLPDDCLSIVFQFLVCSSDHESFGLTCHRWLNIQNTHRRSLQFHSSLALPNASSLSQRGLVVSAYHLHRMLTRFQHLHYLSLSGCSELPDSCLTFLQSYPSKLLHLNLDCCFGITDNGLSLVAAGCSSLEAISLYRCNITDAGLETLANGCSALKHINLSYCSLVSDGGLRALSQSCCHLEAVKISHCSGVNGTGFKGCSPTLTHIDADSCKLEPEGIMGIVSGGGLEYLSVSHVNGWFRGDTLAVIGAGFATRLKILNLWLCRTVGDESIAAIARGCPLLQEWNVALCHGVRIAGWQSIGINCNKLEKLHVNRCRNLCDLGLQALREGCKGLLVLYIGRTWKLSATAIELFKLCRGNVEISQKEIMYLGPSN, encoded by the coding sequence ATGGAAGAACCTTTGAGTTATACTCTTACCTCTATCATGCTCCTACCCGATGATTGCCTGTCTATTGTTTTTCAGTTTCTTGTCTGTAGCTCTGATCATGAATCGTTTGGTTTGACTTGTCATCGCTGGCTTAATATTCAAAACACACATCGTCGGTCCTTACAATTTCATAGTTCATTGGCCCTCCCCAACGCTTCTTCGTTATCTCAAAGGGGGCTTGTTGTTAGTGCCTATCATCTCCATAGGATGCTCACCCGTTTTCAGCATTTACACTATTTGTCCCTTTCTGGTTGCTCGGAGCTGCCTGATTCATGCTTAACCTTTTTGCAATCCTATCCTTCAAAGCTGCTTCATCTTAATCTGGACTGTTGTTTTGGAATCACTGACAATGGACTTTCACTGGTTGCCGCTGGTTGCTCCTCCCTAGAGGCTATTAGCTTATATCGATGCAATATTACTGATGCTGGGTTAGAAACTTTAGCTAATGGTTGCTCAGCCTTGAAGCACATAAATCTCTCATACTGCTCACTTGTTTCTGACGGTGGGCTGAGAGCTCTTTCTCAATCTTGCTGTCATCTGGAGGCAGTTAAGATATCACATTGCAGCGGAGTGAATGGTACAGGGTTTAAAGGGTGTTCACCAACTTTAACTCATATAGATGCTGATTCTTGTAAACTTGAGCCAGAAGGCATTATGGGGATTGTAAGTGGAGGTGGTCTTGAGTATTTGAGTGTTTCTCATGTAAACGGGTGGTTTCGTGGAGACACATTGGCAGTGATAGGTGCAGGTTTTGCCACAAGGCTTAAGATTCTCAATCTTTGGCTGTGCAGGACAGTTGGTGATGAGTCCATTGCGGCAATAGCAAGGGGGTGCCCATTGCTTCAAGAATGGAATGTGGCATTGTGTCATGGGGTCAGGATTGCAGGATGGCAATCTATTGGGATCAATTGCAATAAATTGGAGAAACTTCATGTCAATCGTTGTCGAAATCTGTGTGATCTTGGGTTGCAAGCTTTGAGAGAGGGGTGCAAAGGGCTCTTGGTTTTGTACATTGGACGCACTTGGAAATTATCTGCTACCGCAATAGAGTTGTTTAAATTATGTAGAGGTAATGTTGAGATCAGTCAAAAAGAGATAATGTATCTCGGGCCTAGTAATTAG
- the LOC133670551 gene encoding paired amphipathic helix protein Sin3-like 2 codes for MEIVRADESEESGCSLNDGEKEETVADTASKTNGFREATDFVNKLRIKCGADDYEEFLKIFRFYKKGSRNWVDVCDSGLGLTEGHPDLQEEFLKFMAITEAKPLTYRLPDLQSSDLTKSRVDEQQKRTPEKRKVCPKTDQERKFVKANGSGSVSEQIGEGIGFLENVKKSLSCEVSYKKFLKLFFAYSKGKVERAELEDMVSSLIGNYPDLMGEFLQFRKNCESLGVLEVRGCKEKNKRRERRGNKPIEELDLSTCAKCTPGYLILPEEHRNQTKRHKSQVLNDEVISVSSRLRGNSFKNRRLNQYENNLFECEDEQFELNMLLEWFKSADKYAEELGGVTVQNEEKNGSPISFQRCIDRLYGDQGVEVLDMFHKDTQHALPILRTRLQQKIAELTEYRDSLRSSWIEVYARNYHKALGLRHC; via the coding sequence aTGGAAATTGTTAGGGCAGACGAGTCTGAAGAAAGTGGCTGTAGCCTTAATGATGGGGAGAAGGAGGAAACAGTTGCAGACACGGCAAGTAAGACAAACGGATTTCGAGAGGCCACGGATTTTGTAAACAAGCTGAGGATCAAGTGTGGTGCGGACGACTACGAAGAATTCTTGAAAATTTTCAGGTTTTATAAGAAAGGGTCTAGGAACTGGGTTGACGTCTGCGATTCTGGTCTCGGCCTAACAGAAGGCCATCCTGATTTGCAAGAAGAGTTTCTTAAATTTATGGCAATTACTGAAGCAAAGCCATTGACATATCGCCTTCCAGATTTGCAATCTTCAGACCTCACCAAAAGTAGGGTTGATGAGCAGCAGAAAAGGACTCCTGAAAAAAGGAAAGTTTGCCCAAAGACtgatcaagaaagaaaatttgTCAAGGCAAATGGATCTGGAAGTGTCTCAGAACAGATTGGAGAAGGAATTGGCTTCTTAGAGAACGTTAAGAAGAGTCTTTCTTGTGAGGTGAGTTACAAGAAATTCTTAAAGCTTTTCTTTGCTTACAGCAAGGGAAAAGTTGAAAGGGCAGAATTAGAAGATATGGTTTCCAGTTTGATAGGAAATTATCCTGATCTGATGGGCGAGTTCCTTCAATTCAGGAAGAATTGTGAGAGTTTAGGTGTACTTGAAGTAAGGGGATGCAAAGAGAAGAACAAAAGGAGGGAGAGGCGTGGGAATAAACCGATTGAAGAACTTGATCTCTCTACGTGTGCAAAGTGCACTCCTGGATATCTAATCCTCCCTGAAGAACATAGGAACCAGACGAAGAGACATAAATCCCAAGTACTGAATGATGAGGTAATATCCGTGTCTTCAAGACTGCGGGGCAACTCCTTTAAGAACAGGCGTCTAAATCAGTACGAAAACAACCTGTTTGAATGTGAAGATGAACAATTTGAGCTGAACATGTTATTGGAATGGTTTAAATCAGCTGATAAATACGCAGAGGAACTGGGAGGAGTCACTGTccaaaatgaagagaaaaacGGGAGTCCAATTAGCTTCCAGAGGTGTATCGATCGCTTATATGGTGATCAGGGAGTTGAGGTTCTTGACATGTTCCATAAAGATACACAGCACGCACTGCCCATCTTAAGAACGCGCTTGCAACAGAAAATAGCAGAGCTGACTGAATATCGCGACAGTCTAAGGAGTAGCTGGATTGAAGTATATGCTAGAAACTATCACAAAGCACTTGGCCTTCGACACTGCTGA